One Cryptococcus neoformans var. grubii H99 chromosome 3, complete sequence genomic region harbors:
- a CDS encoding pirin, protein MIRTALTRFSTPSSLTAFKANMSTAPATSTAGTSRSVTKAVYAHEVSEGVGATVRRSIGTRELRNLTPFLMLDHFKVLPGAGFPDHPHRGMQTVTYLFRGIFKHEDFLGYSGTLTPGDVQWMTAGKGIAHAEMPIFDPDPTKAEPVEGMQLWIDLPQRDKYIEPEYQDRKAEDIPVIHPKDGIEITVLSGDSHGTNGSVTPVGGAWYLGFKLQKPGASVYQPLPEGYNAFIYIVKGKLQVGDDTKAHDKFNLLVLSAKAGESGVTLTRPADDTDAEEAHFVVVAGKPLDQPIVQYGPFVTCSQRQAMEAIMDYQTGKNGFERAVGWKSKIAKDFKG, encoded by the exons ATGATCAGGACCGCACTTACACGTTTCAGCACTCCATCAAGCCTTACTGCATTCAAAGCAAACATGTCCACCGCTCCTGCTACCAGTACTGCTGGCACTTCTCGAAGTGTCACCAAGGCCGTTTACGCCCACGAGGTCTCTGAAGGCGTTGGTGCCACTGTAAGAAGGTCTATCGGTACTAGGGAACTTCGAAATCTTACTCCTTTCTTGAT GCTCGATCATTTCAAAGTCCTTCCCGGTGCTGGTTTCCCTGATCACCCACACCGCGGTATGCAAACTGTCACTTACTTGTTCCGCGGTATCTTCAAGCACGAAGACTTCCTTGGATACTCTGGAAC TTTAACACCTGGAGATGTTCAGTGGATGACAGCCGGTAAGGGTATCGCTCACGCCGAGATGCCCATCTTCGACCCAGATCCAACTAAGGCTGAACCTGTTGAGGGTATGCAACTTTGGATTGACCTTCCCCAGAGGGACAAGTACATTGAACCAGAATACCAGGACAGAAAGGCCGAAGA TATTCCGGTTATCCATCCCAAGGATGGAATAGAAATCACTGTTCTATCTGGTGACTCTCACGGTACCAATGGCTCTGTTACTCCTGTGGGCGGCGCTTGGTACTTGGGTTTCAAGCTTCAAAAGCCCGGAGCGAGCGTGTATCAGCCCCTTCCTGAAGGTTACAATGCTTTCATCTATA TTGTGAAGGGAAAGTTGCAAGTCGGCGACGACACCAAGGCTCATGACAAGTTCAATTTGcttgttctttctgccaAGGCTGGAGAGTCTGGCGTGACCCTTACCAGGCCGGCAGATGACACTgatgcagaagaagcgCATTTTGTTGTCGTTGCCGGAAAACCTCTCGACCAGCCTATTGTTCAG TATGGCCCTTTCGTCACTTGCAGTCAAAGACAAGCTATGGAAGCTATTATGGACTATCAGACAGGAAAGAATGGGTTCGAGCGTGCCGTTGGCTGGAAGAGCAAGATTGCCAAGGACTTCAAGGGATAA
- a CDS encoding solute carrier family 25 (mitochondrial carnitine/acylcarnitine transporter), member 20/29 translates to MLQSEVSSVFTKYQYQSKGLHPASALPQDRIMAAPEEISDPDIYSDIPEGRSGSPQKEHSPFIGFAAGICSGWTKLIVGHPFDTLKTRLQCTPPGTFNGAWDCFKKTVSKEGPRALYKGASIPAVSWGITDSILMGSLHNYRAFLSAHGLGEQVPNSDQKRLSLLGHSVAGLFAGWTNATVAHPTEIIKCKLQLQLVQPEHVPRQFSGPIDVVRQTVTEQGVTGMWRGLGASFIYRSCFAAMFGSFEIFNRLFKSWDGTNWAMSAGLANFLAGGMASNAYWLTALPLDNVKNRIMTDDIKTPRYKGVFDAYRQVWNETYDGSKGLQWNVLARTKNFYRGFVPVALRAFPTNAAALAVWEGVMRWSKA, encoded by the exons ATGCTACAGTCGGAGGTTTCATCAGTCTTCACAAAATATCAGTACCAGTCAAAAGGACTGCATCCAGCATCAGCACTTCCCCAAGATAGGATTATGGCAGCTCCCGAGGAGATCTCTGACCCAGACATTTATTCTGACATACCAGAAGGCAGGTCTGGATCTCCTCAGAAGGAGCATTCACCGTTTATCGGCTTCGCCGCGGGTATCTGTTCGGG ATGGACAaag CTTATTGTCGGACATCCTTTTGACACTCTGAAG ACAAGGCTACAATGCACACCCCCAGGAACCTTTAATGGGGCATGGGACTGCTTCAAAAAGACGGTCAGCAAAGAG GGTCCAAGAGCTTTGTATAAAGGCGCAAGTATCCCTGCAGTCTCATGGGGGATAACAGACTCCATCTTGATGGGAAG TTTGCACAACTATCGAGCTTTTCTCTCTGCTCATGGATTAGGGGAACAAGTGCCCAACTCTGATCAGAAGAGGTTATCGCTTTTGGGGCACAGTGTGGCAGGTCTGTTTGCTGGCTGGACCAA TGCAACCGTCGCACATCCCACAGAAATTATTAAATGCAAACTCCAGCTTCAACTTGTTCAACCTGAGCATGTACCCCGACAATTCTCTGGACCTATTGACGTCGTACGACAGACTGTCACCGAGCAAGGTGTGACGGGTATGTGGAGAGGACTGGGTGCGAGTTTCATCTACAGAAGTTGTTTTGCAGCGATGTTTGGAA GCTTCGAGATATTTAATAGATTATTCAAGAGCTGGGATGGTACAAATTGGGCAATGTCGGCGGGCCTGGCCAATTTCCTCGCCGGAGGTATGGCCTCTAATGCTTATTGGTTGACAGCATTGC CCCTCGACAACGTCAAAAACAGAATAATGA CTGATGATATCAAGACACCACGGTACAAAGGCGTATTTGACGCTTACCGCCAGGTATGGAACGAGACCTACGATGGCTCAAAGGGATTACAGTGGAATGTACTGGCAAGGACCAAGAATTTCTATAGG GGTTTTGTCCCCGTCGCACTGAGAGCTTTCCCGACAAATGCAGCAGCGTTGGCTGTATGGGAAGGTGTCATGAGATGGTCAAAGGCATAA
- a CDS encoding nitroreductase gives MSKSAAFFEAVIARRSYYNLTNKTTLSNAQLQELIEKSVKYAPTSFNGQQSRAVLVSGSKHNELWDKITETHLRTLKGDKGQEEFWANKIKDQYRAGYGTVIFFEDQDIVNGFSAKMPAFAQAFPVWSENSAGILQHIVWTALVAEGHGASLQHYAQFSAETQAAITELVDVSPNWKVTGLLPFGIPSGPPGKEKVFEPIEKRTKFFFDE, from the exons ATGTCCAAGTCTGCTGCTTTCTTTGAGGCCGTCATC GCGCGACGAAGCTACTACAATCTTACCAACAAGACCACCCTCAGCAACGCCCAGCTCCAGGAGCTCATTGAGAAGTCCGTGAAATATGCCCCTACCTCTTTCAATGGCCAGCAATCTCGAGCGGTTCTTGTCTCCGGGTCCAAGCACAACGAGCTTTGGGACAAGATTACTGAAACTCATTTGAGGACCCTCAAAGGTGACA AGGGCCAAGAGGAGTTCTGGGCCAACAAGATTAAGGATCAATATAGAGCCGGTTACGGTactgtcatcttcttcgaggACCAGGACATCGTCAATGGCTTCTCAGCCAAGATGCCCGCTTTTGCTCAGGCTTTCCCTGTTTGGTCTGAGAACTCTGCCGGTATTTTGCAGCACATAGTCTGGACCGCTTTGGTGGCTGAGGGTCACGGTGCTAGCTTGCAG CACTACGCCCAGTTCTCTGCTGAGACTCAGGCTGCCATTACCGAGCTTGTGGATGTTTCTCCCAACTGGAAG GTTACTggcctcctccccttcgGTATCCCTTCCGGTCCCCCTGGTAAGGAGAAGGTTTTCGAGCCTATCGAGAAGCGCACCaagttcttctttgacgaATAA
- a CDS encoding exocyst protein — protein sequence MSSVPRTSSQDDVRSHITASLCAQRAPDGTPEETLIAFLKVYEEDSAGGTKSRYLILAVQRTGRVFIHKAKRNSNLSFSKGKTWYLEDVRVLEVMGPSDFALTMTTRRYHWTTERPKDQTAFLTSIVKVYKEYTHGRLPELINFVPPPIQSQPATQQQVPHTGLNEPPSAFPIPRVGNSDLTLPQPFGRSYRANSSSSVNSSQTYGSHYQPSHSESSRGRPSVDDDRSPPSATGTGAFARFPLSDTGRRPSGGDGRAAISPRAVAPGNGVGMGPPPAQRKMSDDRAEKIGLSALRNVSAASEYDSGTAGDASSRMKKSESDMSVIAETETERSVSAGAGGKATQSSRIPSAPVIREHSPSPPPPPPPPPQSTSNPQASEQKPKPAPPTITTTDLSVPSPGLNTSADFSSSPVSATRSSRRASFHPPPLDTTISRDVLLQSRTGLLPGAAGMTIDESEGDDGVLKNVEEMLEGFDWGMSAGGLGLNGEWRKKGADIIENRLLDELTALDSAIIHAFLESDDRTAQVLAHIDEALMELDDIDLQITGYRMQLNAVSDDISYIESQGKGLQVQTSNQQVLLNELRQLLQIVEVPADDLHTLIKEPPSSEQGVKALERAAASLYKALQAGMDTANAEVAATIARMQEYREQSSKFCKRMSDYLDITFQYQADSTLSDFRKNFKKTMALESHQKMGEKLMIYTGLVLYIKEMDDARYQKLCSDYMSRASQLHQSEMRELLTYMASLHLSSGDAGADADFSSAPGANYAKPSALQKSKTVIGLGLGNQPKQEKRTGNNISRAAELYRQAFTQIINQIVVEEDFINAFLRPVDTESTFADYMELDSYFRRQAARHASRARSAGMIQLLRSMMDLIFGFVEIELKNWVEATVEKGPVAIVGIIAVTERLAKEAEEENTSIFFTQLFDKQLLKQRLIMDMFINKQIKSIEASKTIIKRRKGITFFVKHFPVFVERVEQQMDGNGDLPIRVKVNEAYEKVMTSVYGSLEQLAKMERAETQANEDKGQLNYHVIMIENLHCFIEDVSQIKSMAMAGFLQRAKTRFEENMSMYIRLMLRRTFARFIDFFDGVDRLLQSTPANEISLHHSYSRSALKKILKDHGAKDMRKAVETMSRRVDKHFADDEEPNTSTANTALINMVWNELTQEFAKEILRAQGIVAKSYGDSGLGLEFSAADVEATCKKMK from the exons ATGTCCTCGGTACCCCGTACATCCTCTCAAGATGACGTGCGCTCCCACATTACTGCTTCCCTCTGCGCACAACGCGCACCAGATGGCACCCCTGAGGAGACACTCATCGCTTTCCTCAAGGTCTACGAGGAGGATTCAGCCGGCGGAACAAAGTCCAGATACCTGATACTCGCGG TACAAAGAACAGGCAGGGTGTTTATCCACAAGGCTAAGAGAAACAGTAATCTGTCTTTCTCAAAAGGTAAGACGTGGTACTTGGAGGATGTTCGCGTGTTGGAAGTCATGGGG CCTTCAGACTTTGCCCTGACGATGACCACACGGCGCTACCATTGGACGACAGAACGCCCCAAAGATCAAACGGCATTTCTTACTTCTATAGTCAAGGTCTACAAGGAATACACTCATGGCCGTCTACCCGAACTAATCAACtttgttcctcctccaattcAATCCCAGCCGGCCACTCAACAACAAGTTCCTCATACGGGCCTTAATGAAC CTCCATCAgccttccccatcccccGAGTGGGCAATTCTGACCTTACGCTCCCTCAACCATTCGGACGCTCATACCGTGCaaactcttcctcatcagtTAACTCTTCACAAACGTACGGTAGTCATTACCAGCCTTCACATTCCGAATCATCTCGTGGACGACCTTCCGTGGATGACGACCGCTCACCGCCGAGTGCGACCGGTACAGGTGCCTTTGCTCGTTTCCCATTGAGCGATACGGGTAGAAGACCTTCtgggggagatgggagagCAGCGATATCTCCAAGGGCTGTCGCGCCAGGAAATGGAGTGGGAATGGGCCCGCCCCCAGCGCAAAGAAAAATGTCGGACGATAGGGCAGAGAAGATCGGTCTCAGTGCTCTTCGAAACGTATCAGCCGCCTCTGAATACGATTCAGGAACTGCAGGTGACGCAAGTTCGAGGATGAAAAAGTCTGAGAGTGATATGAGTGTCATTGCAGAGACGGAGACGGAAAGATCAGTGTCGGCGGGAGCTGGGGGAAAAGCAACCCAAAGTAGTAGGATACCCTCCGCTCCTGTCATTCGAGAACAttcaccatcacctccaccacctccaccaccaccaccacaaTCTACGTCCAATCCCCAGGCATCAGAACAAAAGCCGAAACCTGCTCCTCcgaccatcaccaccacaGACCTCTCAGTACCGTCTCCCGGACTTAACACATCCGCCgatttttcttcttctccagtGAGCGCCACCCGTTCATCTCGACGAgcctcttttcatcctcccccACTCGATACTACCATCTCTCGTGACGTACTTCTCCAGTCACGTACAGGGCTGCTACCAGGAGCTGCAGGTATGACAATAGATGAATcagaaggggatgatgggGTGTTGAAGAATGTGGAGGAGATGCTGGAAGGATTTGATTGGGGGATGAGTGCTGGTGGTCTTGGTTTAAATGGggaatggaggaagaaaggggcAGACATCATTGAGAATCGGTTATTGGATGAACTAACTGCTCTGGATTCT GCCATTATCCATGCTTTCTTGGAATCTGATGATAGAACAGCTCAAGTTTTGGCCCATATCGACGAAGCCCTTATGGAGCTGGATGACATTGATTTGCAGATCACCGGATATCGGATGCAACTCAAC GCTGTATCTGATGACATCTCTTACATCGAGTCTCAAGGAAAGGGTCTCCAAGTTCAGACGTCAAACCAACAGGTCCTTCTGAACGAACTTCGTCAACTTTTG CAAATTGTCGAGGTACCTGCCGATGATCTACATACGCTTATTAAAgagcctccttcttctgaaCAAGGTGTTAAGGCGCTTGAACGAGCTGCGGCGTCCCTATACAAGGCCTTACAAGCCGGTATGGATACTG CCAATGCGGAAGTGGCTGCTACTATCGCGAGGATGCAAGAATACCGTGAGCAGAGCTCCAAGTTTTGTAAACGAATGTCCGATTATCTCGATATCACGTTTCAATATCAG GCCGATTCTACTCTATCAGACTTTCGTAAAAACTTCAAAAAAACCATGGCTCTGGAATCTCATCAGAAGATGGGCGAAAAGCTGATGATATATACTGGCTTGGTGCTGTATATTaaagagatggacgatGCGCGATATCAAAAACTCTGTTCA GACTATATGTCAAGAGCCAGTCAGCTGCATCAGTCGGAGATGAGAGAGCTTTTGACGTATATGGCATCACTCCATCTTAGTTCCGGAGATGCTGGTGCGGATGCTG ACTTTTCGAGCGCACCGGGTGCAAATTATGCGAAACCGTCTGCGCTGCAAAAGTCCAAGACGGTCATTGGGCTAGGTCTTGGTAATCAACCCAAGCAAGAAAAACGCACAGGTAACAACATTAGTCGTGCCGCTGAG CTTTACCGCCAAGCCTTTACACAAATCATCAACCAAATCGTAGTCGAAGAAGACTTTATCAATGCTTTCCTCCGTCCTGTTGATACCGAATCTACTTTCGCTGATTACATGGAGCTTGACTCTTACTTCCGAAGACAAGCAGCTAGGCATGCCAGTAGAGCAAGGTCAGCGGGGATGATACAGTTGTTGAGGTCGATGATGGATCTGATATTCGGGTTTGTGGAGATCGAATTGAAGAACTGGGTGGAAGCGACGGTGGAGAAGGGCCCTGT TGCCATTGTGGGGATTATTGCTGTCACAGAGAGGTTAGCAaaggaagcagaggaagaaaacaCTTCCATATTCTTTACACAGCTCTTTGATAAGCAGCTGTTAAAACAAAGATTAATCATGGACATGTTTATC AACAAGCAAATCAAATCAATCGAAGCTTCGAAGACGATCATTAAGAGACGCAAAGGTATCACCTTTTTTGTTAAGCATTTCCCTGTCTTTGTAGAGAGGGTAGAGCAACAAATGGACGGCAATGGTGATCTGCCCATTCGGGTCAAGGTGAACGAGGCGTATGAAAAGGTGATGACCTCTGTATATGGATCGCTTGAGCAGCTggcaaagatggaaagagcaGAGACGCAAGCAAACGAAGACAAGGGACAGCTGAACTACCACGTCATCATGATAG AAAACTTGCATTGCTTCATCGAGGATGTTTCGCAGATCAAATCTATGGCTATGGCTGGCTTTTTGCAACGTGCCAAGACACGCTTTGAAGAGAACATGTCGATGTACATTAGACTCATGTTACGACGGACCTTTGCTCGGTTCATC GACTTTTTTGATGGCGTTGATCGCCTGCTTCAGAGCACCCCTGCCAACGAAATCTCGCTTCACCACTCTTACAGCCGCTCGGCTCTTAAAAAGATACTCAAGGACCACGGAGCCAAGGACATGAGAAAGGCTGTGGAGACCATGTCCAGAAGGGTAGATAAGCACTTTGCggatgacgaagaaccAAATACATCTACTGCCAATACTGCGCTCATCAATATGGTGTGGAATGAGTTGACGCAAGAGTTCGCAAAAGAGATTTTAAGGGCACAAGGGATTGTTGCGAAAAGCTATGGGGACTCTGGCCTGGGACTTGAATTTAGCGCTGCGGACGTCGAGGCTACGtgcaagaagatgaagtag